The Gemmatimonadota bacterium genome has a window encoding:
- a CDS encoding Gfo/Idh/MocA family oxidoreductase, whose translation MKTYRVGIIGLGRMGSTIDDEGHAVKPYSVAACCGVIDQLELVAGSDLQADKRANFAERWGVKAVYEDYMEMVAQEPLDLVAVCTTASGLFKPANKAPDANFRGDSHADLTVSLANAGVPMLYVEKAMASSVARADEILDAVVANGTVFNTGVLRRFNVSYHAVRRAIAEGEIGEPRAAVHYAASSLMHGHIHSIDTLSFLLGDPKIEAVRGELLPRDFAIENNHIAFDPSATFQLRFENGIEAWSVPAGGWEFEVMGTKGCIRSINNGDGIKLRKAGSLVGKRQGWDDAEVAPVAPKSHVVSCLEDLIDAYEQGRPTLGHVEVAHHVTEACIAVAESHRRGSAWVNLPLGDRDLYIFHV comes from the coding sequence TTGAAAACCTACCGCGTGGGTATTATTGGATTGGGGCGAATGGGCAGTACGATTGACGATGAAGGGCATGCTGTCAAACCGTATTCTGTTGCGGCCTGTTGTGGGGTGATAGATCAACTCGAACTCGTCGCCGGATCTGATTTGCAGGCAGATAAGCGGGCGAATTTTGCCGAGCGATGGGGTGTGAAGGCTGTTTACGAAGATTATATGGAGATGGTGGCACAAGAGCCGCTCGATCTGGTGGCGGTGTGTACAACGGCTTCGGGTTTGTTTAAGCCCGCCAATAAAGCACCCGATGCCAATTTCAGAGGCGATTCGCATGCGGATTTAACCGTGAGCCTTGCCAATGCTGGGGTGCCGATGTTGTATGTGGAGAAGGCGATGGCGAGTTCTGTGGCGCGGGCAGATGAGATTTTAGATGCGGTGGTAGCAAATGGCACTGTGTTCAATACGGGTGTTTTGAGGCGATTTAACGTGAGTTATCACGCCGTGCGCCGCGCAATTGCCGAGGGTGAGATTGGCGAACCCAGAGCGGCTGTTCACTACGCGGCCTCATCTTTGATGCACGGGCATATCCACTCTATAGATACGCTCTCTTTTTTGTTGGGCGATCCGAAGATTGAAGCGGTGCGCGGTGAATTGTTGCCACGAGATTTTGCGATTGAGAACAATCACATTGCTTTTGATCCGAGCGCGACTTTTCAATTGCGATTTGAAAATGGCATAGAAGCCTGGTCGGTCCCCGCTGGTGGGTGGGAGTTTGAGGTGATGGGGACTAAGGGGTGCATCCGGTCGATTAACAATGGGGATGGTATAAAGCTCAGAAAAGCCGGTAGTCTGGTGGGCAAACGCCAGGGATGGGATGATGCAGAGGTCGCGCCTGTTGCGCCAAAAAGCCATGTGGTGTCGTGTCTGGAGGATTTGATAGACGCCTATGAGCAAGGACGTCCAACGCTGGGGCATGTGGAGGTTGCCCATCACGTAACTGAGGCATGTATTGCTGTAGCGGAAAGTCACCGTCGGGGGAGTGCGTGGGTAAATCTACCGTTGGGAGACAGAGATTTGTACATTTTTCACGTTTAG
- a CDS encoding Gfo/Idh/MocA family oxidoreductase has product MKTYRAALIGCSRMGAFIDNEVDHTRAYSHAAGYEACDRTDLVACSDLREDVMAQAGERYGVPKSRQYTDYRELINTEEPDIVSVATQPEQRAEIVVYAAEHGAKAIYAEKAMAASMADADAMVDACERNGVFFNLGTNRRWDRGYDSMKEVIDSGRIGQLRSLIIHQTSSLFNGASHSFDLLMRLNSDHPALWVQGHLQQGADEIEGNILKADPAGHGIIQFENGVTAYALNSGRGLEVEAVGDAGVVTSLQNGAGWQVREVVGHDHRGRNVLGFGDFPEVEPTSSTVHLIEDLAHALDTGEPTRCGVRLARANQELIFAFVESHQRGGERVHLPLKDCPYRMDRGFAPRQPKFGRE; this is encoded by the coding sequence ATGAAAACATATCGCGCAGCACTGATTGGGTGCAGTCGGATGGGTGCATTTATTGACAACGAAGTGGATCACACGCGGGCGTATTCCCATGCGGCGGGATACGAGGCATGTGATCGAACAGATCTGGTCGCGTGTTCGGATCTGCGCGAGGATGTGATGGCGCAGGCGGGTGAGCGATATGGGGTTCCAAAATCGCGACAGTACACGGATTATCGGGAACTTATCAATACGGAAGAGCCAGATATTGTGAGCGTGGCGACGCAGCCAGAGCAGCGCGCAGAAATTGTGGTATATGCTGCCGAGCACGGGGCAAAGGCGATTTATGCTGAGAAAGCCATGGCGGCTTCTATGGCGGATGCCGATGCGATGGTCGATGCATGTGAGCGTAATGGGGTATTTTTTAATCTGGGCACCAATCGGCGGTGGGATAGAGGGTATGACAGTATGAAAGAGGTGATTGACAGCGGGCGCATTGGGCAGTTGCGGTCGCTGATCATTCACCAGACGAGTTCTCTTTTCAATGGTGCGAGTCACAGTTTTGATCTGTTGATGCGCCTCAATAGCGACCATCCCGCGTTATGGGTGCAGGGACATCTACAGCAGGGTGCAGACGAGATTGAGGGAAATATTTTGAAGGCAGATCCCGCGGGGCACGGGATTATCCAGTTTGAAAATGGAGTGACGGCGTATGCGCTCAATTCTGGACGTGGTCTGGAGGTTGAAGCTGTGGGCGATGCGGGGGTTGTGACGAGTTTGCAAAATGGCGCAGGGTGGCAGGTGCGCGAGGTGGTTGGGCACGATCACAGGGGACGGAATGTGCTGGGATTTGGGGATTTTCCAGAGGTGGAGCCGACGAGTTCAACCGTACATTTGATTGAAGATCTGGCACATGCGCTGGATACAGGTGAACCGACGCGGTGCGGTGTGCGGTTGGCACGTGCCAATCAAGAATTGATTTTTGCTTTTGTCGAGTCGCACCAGCGGGGGGGCGAGCGGGTACATCTGCCGTTGAAAGATTGTCCCTATCGCATGGATCGCGGTTTTGCACCCAGGCAGCCAAAGTTTGGACGTGAATGA